A genomic stretch from Leptotrichia sp. HSP-536 includes:
- a CDS encoding toxin-antitoxin system YwqK family antitoxin, with translation MLKLFKHPKKSITILFLCVSASILSAAASTKTINVSAKRSSEYFSQSSRSLSSPYSTVANITVSGNYAASKDTGQPFTGTYVEFNKVGIAQAVKNYQNGTLNGPMFLYYDNGNLSKVSNYINGLKEGEDIDFYGNGNSKTIRNYQNGMLNGDGYDFDEFGRLTSSVRYVNNAKTGKELKFSNGSLTNENTYLNGQLNGNSKFYYSNGLIRVDGNYNRNLRDGTWTWNYENGSKKLIENYKNGTITDITGYFQTGLKEREMKLDNGSGAFTQYYNNGKIKTQGILRNYKPYGTWTSYSQDGYVTDTQGFY, from the coding sequence ATGTTGAAATTATTTAAACATCCAAAAAAATCAATAACAATTTTGTTTCTATGCGTATCTGCAAGTATTTTATCAGCAGCTGCAAGTACAAAAACTATAAATGTCTCAGCTAAACGGAGCAGCGAGTATTTTTCGCAGTCGTCACGTTCATTAAGCTCGCCTTATAGCACTGTTGCCAATATAACAGTTTCTGGAAATTATGCAGCTTCAAAAGATACTGGTCAGCCATTTACTGGAACATATGTCGAATTTAACAAAGTTGGCATAGCTCAGGCAGTAAAAAATTATCAAAATGGGACATTAAACGGACCTATGTTTTTATATTATGACAATGGTAATTTATCAAAAGTTTCAAATTACATCAATGGCTTAAAAGAAGGGGAAGACATTGACTTTTATGGAAATGGTAATTCCAAAACAATTAGAAATTATCAAAATGGCATGCTAAATGGAGATGGCTATGATTTTGATGAATTTGGAAGATTAACTTCATCCGTACGATATGTAAACAATGCTAAAACTGGAAAAGAACTGAAATTTTCAAATGGAAGTCTCACAAATGAAAATACTTATCTAAACGGACAGTTAAATGGAAATTCTAAGTTTTATTATTCCAATGGACTTATACGAGTTGATGGTAATTATAACCGTAATTTAAGAGACGGAACATGGACTTGGAATTATGAAAATGGTTCAAAAAAATTAATTGAAAATTATAAAAATGGTACAATTACAGATATTACAGGTTACTTCCAAACAGGATTAAAAGAGCGTGAAATGAAACTGGATAATGGAAGTGGAGCCTTCACTCAATATTATAATAATGGAAAGATTAAAACACAAGGTATCCTAAGAAACTATAAACCTTACGGAACATGGACTTCATATAGTCAGGATGGTTACGTTACTGATACTCAAGGATTTTATTAA
- a CDS encoding pheromone cAD1 o protein: MKKLLFILVFLFNALSFSALKNGIYSVEKKYNGNWNSFVKLTIKDGKIIGAQYDRKNHNGELFSMNQSSFRDISLEISRSLINTQNVSSVTGKDAGVLSEFQELSNFLINKANNGEVGQFKI; encoded by the coding sequence ATGAAAAAATTACTATTTATTTTGGTATTCTTGTTTAACGCTTTGAGTTTTTCAGCATTAAAAAATGGTATTTATTCTGTTGAAAAAAAATATAATGGAAACTGGAATTCGTTTGTAAAATTAACAATAAAAGACGGAAAAATAATCGGAGCTCAATATGACAGAAAAAATCATAACGGAGAGTTATTCTCAATGAATCAATCTTCATTTAGAGATATCTCCCTTGAAATTTCGAGAAGTTTGATAAATACTCAAAATGTAAGCTCTGTCACAGGAAAAGATGCAGGAGTGTTATCAGAATTTCAGGAATTGTCAAATTTTTTAATCAATAAAGCTAATAACGGAGAAGTTGGACAATTTAAAATATAA
- a CDS encoding FAD-dependent oxidoreductase, whose amino-acid sequence MKVVVIGCTHAGTAAIVNLRKTNPEADITVFERNDNISFLSCGIALYVGGVVKDPQGLFYSSPEKLKEMNVETRMKHDVKSVDIEGKKVRVVNLETGIEFNETFDKLIITSGSWPIIPPIEGIDLNNILLCKNYNHSNEIIERAKRSQKVVVVGAGYIGVELVEAFRDNGKEVVLVDAEERILSKYFDKEFTDVAEESFKHRGIVIATGEKVVKFEGNNGNVTKVVTDKNEYEADMVIMCVGFLPSTSLFKGQLEMLPNGAIKVDEYMRTSNKDVMAAGDCCSVFYNPLQKERYIPLATNAVRMGTLAGINLLENKVRHLGTQGTSGIKIYENNMAATGLTEESAKEEGIEVESVIAVDNYRPEFMPTYEKVTLKVVFEKNSRVILGAQLTSKIDLTQSINTLSVCIQNKMTVEELAFVDFFFQPHYNKPWNFLNLAGLNALK is encoded by the coding sequence ATGAAAGTTGTAGTAATTGGATGTACGCACGCTGGAACGGCTGCCATTGTGAATTTGAGAAAAACTAACCCTGAGGCTGATATAACAGTGTTTGAGAGAAATGATAACATTTCGTTCTTATCTTGCGGAATTGCATTGTATGTGGGAGGAGTTGTGAAAGATCCTCAAGGCTTGTTTTATTCTTCACCTGAAAAACTAAAAGAAATGAACGTTGAAACAAGAATGAAACACGATGTGAAAAGTGTTGACATTGAAGGTAAAAAAGTACGAGTTGTAAATTTGGAAACTGGAATTGAATTTAATGAAACTTTTGACAAATTGATTATCACATCTGGTTCTTGGCCTATTATTCCGCCAATTGAAGGAATTGACTTGAATAATATTTTGCTTTGTAAAAATTACAATCATTCAAATGAAATTATCGAAAGAGCAAAACGTTCACAAAAAGTGGTTGTTGTTGGAGCAGGATACATTGGAGTGGAACTTGTTGAAGCATTTAGAGATAATGGGAAGGAAGTTGTTCTAGTTGATGCAGAAGAAAGAATTTTGAGCAAATATTTTGACAAGGAATTTACAGATGTTGCTGAAGAGTCGTTTAAACATAGAGGAATTGTAATTGCAACTGGAGAAAAAGTTGTTAAGTTTGAAGGAAACAATGGAAATGTAACAAAAGTAGTTACTGATAAAAATGAATATGAAGCTGATATGGTAATTATGTGTGTTGGATTCCTGCCAAGCACTTCATTGTTTAAAGGACAGCTTGAAATGCTTCCAAATGGAGCAATTAAAGTTGACGAATATATGAGAACAAGTAATAAAGACGTTATGGCTGCAGGAGACTGCTGTTCAGTATTCTACAATCCGCTGCAAAAGGAAAGATATATTCCGCTTGCGACAAATGCTGTAAGAATGGGAACATTAGCAGGTATAAACTTACTTGAAAATAAAGTTAGACATCTTGGGACACAAGGTACTTCAGGAATTAAAATTTATGAAAACAATATGGCTGCAACTGGATTAACAGAGGAAAGTGCAAAAGAAGAAGGAATAGAAGTGGAAAGCGTAATTGCAGTTGACAATTACCGTCCTGAGTTCATGCCAACTTATGAGAAAGTAACATTAAAAGTGGTATTTGAAAAAAATAGCAGAGTAATTTTAGGAGCGCAATTAACTTCTAAAATTGACTTAACACAATCAATCAACACATTGTCAGTATGTATTCAAAATAAAATGACTGTAGAAGAATTGGCATTTGTAGACTTCTTCTTCCAGCCTCATTATAACAAGCCTTGGAATTTCTTGAATTTAGCAGGATTAAATGCTTTAAAGTAG
- a CDS encoding Fic family protein, with product MKRIFKNEHYISNLLIRAAYHLAALRGNTLTQLEVSLILLRNYVPRSMKTQEIVEIINYSKAIKFMQKNFGKKITVEKVKDYNRIIMDELIKNNGEINKKATDILKKWCEELNSKLKNTKSDKDKLEVILEQHIKFEQIYPFAGGNGETGRILIIDSCLDENLVPVIIPGEEKKKYSSILKEGDKNLFLNWAIKLQEKERQEIYKILDYYGLEDN from the coding sequence ATGAAGAGAATCTTTAAAAATGAACATTATATTTCTAATTTATTAATTAGAGCGGCATATCATTTAGCAGCATTGAGAGGAAATACATTAACACAATTAGAGGTAAGCTTGATTTTATTGCGTAATTATGTTCCACGGAGTATGAAAACACAAGAAATTGTAGAAATTATAAATTATTCAAAGGCTATAAAATTTATGCAGAAAAATTTTGGAAAGAAAATAACAGTTGAAAAAGTTAAAGATTACAATAGAATAATAATGGATGAACTTATAAAGAATAATGGAGAAATTAATAAAAAAGCAACTGATATATTGAAAAAATGGTGTGAAGAGTTAAATTCTAAATTAAAAAATACAAAAAGTGACAAGGATAAACTTGAAGTAATTTTAGAACAACATATAAAATTTGAACAAATTTATCCATTTGCAGGTGGAAACGGAGAAACTGGCAGGATTTTGATAATTGACAGTTGTTTAGATGAGAATTTGGTGCCAGTAATAATTCCTGGAGAAGAAAAAAAGAAATATAGTTCAATTTTGAAAGAAGGGGACAAAAATCTATTTTTGAACTGGGCAATTAAATTACAGGAGAAGGAGAGACAAGAAATTTATAAAATTTTAGATTATTATGGATTAGAAGATAATTAA
- the asrC gene encoding sulfite reductase subunit C has translation MSMDLNRKIVTKNAFRVTKDRSKTALRVRVPGGAITGEIMEMVAKIANTYGDGNVHITTRQGFEVLGISWNDIEKVNKMVQPIMEKLEINYKDKDKGYAAAGTRNIAACIGNKVCPKGAYNTTEFAKKIEKAIFPHDFHFKVALTGCPNDCQKVRMHDFGIIGMAKPELDESKCVSCGMCERKCKKLSTGAISYKNYKPVRDHQRCIGCGECVLNCPTGAWTRSPKKYYKLAIMGRSGKQNPRLAEDWLFWADEESIIKIIKNTYEYVDKYIDRSLPKEHIGYIVDRTGFEEFKKWALKDVNLPEESVIVNNVYWKGIKYQGIL, from the coding sequence ATGAGCATGGATTTAAATAGAAAAATTGTTACCAAAAACGCATTCAGGGTAACAAAGGACAGATCTAAAACAGCATTGCGTGTGAGAGTGCCAGGAGGAGCAATTACTGGCGAAATAATGGAAATGGTTGCAAAAATAGCTAATACTTATGGAGATGGAAATGTTCATATTACAACTCGTCAAGGTTTTGAAGTATTGGGAATTTCTTGGAATGATATTGAGAAAGTAAATAAGATGGTGCAACCAATCATGGAAAAATTGGAAATTAATTACAAGGATAAAGATAAAGGATATGCTGCTGCTGGTACAAGAAATATTGCCGCTTGTATCGGAAACAAAGTGTGTCCAAAAGGTGCCTATAATACGACAGAATTTGCAAAAAAAATCGAAAAAGCAATATTCCCACATGATTTTCACTTCAAAGTAGCATTAACAGGTTGTCCAAACGATTGCCAAAAAGTTAGAATGCATGATTTTGGAATAATTGGAATGGCAAAACCTGAACTTGATGAATCTAAATGTGTTTCTTGCGGAATGTGTGAAAGAAAATGTAAAAAGCTTTCAACAGGAGCAATTTCATATAAAAACTACAAACCTGTAAGAGATCACCAAAGATGTATAGGTTGTGGAGAATGTGTCCTAAACTGTCCAACAGGAGCATGGACAAGATCTCCTAAAAAATATTACAAACTTGCAATAATGGGAAGAAGTGGAAAACAGAATCCAAGATTGGCAGAAGACTGGTTGTTCTGGGCAGATGAAGAATCAATAATAAAAATTATAAAAAATACTTACGAATATGTTGACAAATATATCGATAGAAGTCTACCAAAAGAACATATTGGTTATATTGTTGATAGAACAGGTTTTGAAGAATTTAAAAAATGGGCATTAAAAGATGTTAATCTTCCAGAAGAATCTGTGATAGTAAATAATGTATACTGGAAAGGTATAAAATATCAAGGAATATTATAA
- the asrB gene encoding anaerobic sulfite reductase subunit AsrB, with protein sequence MSTINTINMDEQAIMDMNVYLPTVHKLLFIEKVTELEWLFRVEYKKGNVEAGQFMQVSLPGVGEAPISIANFDLEEGYLDFLIRKVGKVTDKIFELKTGDRIFLRGPYGHGFPIEQYKNKHIVMVVGGSGIAPVRPIIEYFTKHPDEMKSFKIIVGYKNYESIIFEEEFPRWRENIEILVTLDNVETARNIGKTENEIHEGMVTKYIPDLKIPENMDEVEYIVVGPPVMMHFSCLEILKTGIPTEKIWVSFERKMSCAVGKCGHCKIDETYICLEGPVFRYDFAKKLLD encoded by the coding sequence ATGAGTACAATTAACACAATAAATATGGATGAGCAGGCTATAATGGACATGAATGTATATTTACCAACTGTTCACAAACTTTTGTTCATCGAGAAAGTTACCGAGCTGGAATGGCTATTTCGTGTGGAATATAAAAAGGGAAATGTAGAAGCTGGACAGTTTATGCAGGTTTCATTACCAGGAGTTGGAGAAGCTCCTATTTCTATTGCGAATTTTGACTTGGAGGAAGGTTATCTTGATTTTCTGATTAGAAAAGTTGGAAAAGTTACAGACAAGATTTTTGAACTGAAAACAGGAGATAGAATTTTTTTGAGAGGACCTTATGGACACGGCTTTCCAATTGAACAATATAAAAATAAGCATATTGTAATGGTTGTTGGAGGAAGTGGAATTGCTCCAGTTCGCCCAATTATCGAATATTTTACAAAGCATCCTGATGAAATGAAGTCCTTTAAAATTATTGTTGGATATAAAAATTATGAAAGTATTATTTTTGAAGAGGAATTTCCACGTTGGAGGGAAAATATTGAAATACTTGTAACATTGGATAATGTAGAAACAGCAAGAAATATTGGAAAAACAGAAAATGAAATTCATGAAGGAATGGTTACAAAATATATTCCAGATTTAAAAATTCCTGAAAATATGGATGAAGTTGAATACATTGTTGTAGGTCCACCAGTAATGATGCATTTTTCTTGCCTTGAAATCCTAAAAACAGGTATTCCAACTGAAAAAATATGGGTTTCATTTGAAAGAAAGATGTCCTGTGCCGTTGGAAAATGTGGGCATTGTAAAATTGACGAAACTTATATTTGCCTCGAAGGGCCAGTATTTAGATATGATTTTGCAAAAAAATTACTTGATTAA
- a CDS encoding 4Fe-4S dicluster domain-containing protein: protein MKISLNRENFNLALEKLKKEYKIYAPIEIPFRGTFSDTSVIRYSEIEKIDEICFDKKSHFSAKEIMLPITQTMFYFTEEGCKMPKEQEQKYLIFLRSCDLHGVKRVDDIYLNNKFLDIYYKRVRDKVKFVVFGCPNSFENCFCVDMGTNKTDEYNIGIKVTEEEIFADIKDDELKVYFNELIAEKNNGNDDENKINEMYLDVKDEKMKKYLEEIIAENNNNKIKENVEFEMEFVEDNEIHVDIPDNIELEDIINLDLWREYDSRCIACGKCNFVCPTCTCTTTQDVFYSENENNGERRRVWASCHVNGFTDMAGGHSFRQRHGDRMRFKVMHKISDFKKRFGYQMCTGCGRCDDACPEYISFSNCINKLSAELKRISAEKRGEESE, encoded by the coding sequence ATGAAAATCAGTTTAAATCGTGAAAATTTTAATCTGGCACTTGAAAAGCTGAAAAAAGAATACAAGATATATGCTCCAATTGAGATACCATTTCGTGGTACATTTTCAGATACTTCTGTAATTAGATATTCTGAAATTGAAAAAATTGATGAAATATGTTTTGACAAAAAATCTCATTTCTCAGCAAAGGAAATAATGTTGCCAATAACGCAAACAATGTTCTATTTTACAGAAGAAGGATGTAAGATGCCCAAAGAGCAGGAACAAAAATATCTTATATTTCTTAGAAGCTGTGATTTACATGGAGTCAAAAGAGTTGATGATATTTACTTGAATAATAAGTTTTTGGATATTTACTACAAAAGAGTTAGGGATAAAGTTAAATTTGTAGTGTTTGGATGTCCAAATTCATTTGAGAACTGTTTTTGTGTAGATATGGGAACTAACAAAACTGATGAATACAATATTGGAATAAAGGTTACCGAAGAAGAAATATTTGCCGATATAAAAGATGATGAACTGAAGGTTTATTTTAACGAACTTATTGCTGAGAAAAATAATGGAAACGATGATGAGAATAAAATAAATGAAATGTATCTAGATGTAAAAGATGAGAAAATGAAAAAATATCTTGAAGAGATAATTGCCGAAAATAATAATAATAAAATAAAGGAAAATGTTGAATTTGAAATGGAATTCGTAGAAGATAATGAAATTCATGTGGATATTCCTGACAATATTGAGCTTGAAGATATAATAAATCTGGATTTATGGCGTGAATACGACAGCCGTTGCATAGCCTGCGGAAAATGTAACTTTGTTTGTCCAACTTGTACATGTACGACTACGCAAGATGTTTTTTACAGCGAAAATGAAAACAATGGAGAAAGAAGGCGTGTATGGGCTTCATGTCATGTGAACGGCTTTACAGATATGGCTGGTGGGCATTCATTTAGACAAAGACATGGAGATAGAATGAGATTTAAGGTAATGCACAAAATATCTGATTTTAAAAAGAGATTTGGATATCAGATGTGTACAGGATGTGGAAGATGCGATGATGCCTGTCCTGAATACATTTCATTCTCAAATTGCATAAACAAGTTAAGTGCTGAACTAAAAAGAATTTCGGCTGAAAAAAGAGGTGAAGAATCAGAATGA
- a CDS encoding formate/nitrite transporter family protein yields the protein MRNKETLELVTNAAKSKIGLLKEGKGKYFLSAFLAGMFIGIGILLTFTVGGVSSGLPTNKILMGISFGIALSLVVVFGTELFTGNNMIGVAGLLNKGISFKDMIFMWIASYLGNIVGSIMLAIVYVFSNSASKPVVEFIVKVSKAKITALPHELFFKGILCNILVCLAVLAGIKLKEETAKLVMVFWCLFAFITAGFEHSVANMTLLMIGMLYNGAKEITLNGYFYNLLFVTLGNIVGGGFIGVVCYYLAKKDK from the coding sequence ATGAGAAATAAAGAAACTTTAGAATTAGTAACAAATGCCGCGAAAAGTAAAATTGGACTTTTAAAAGAAGGTAAAGGAAAGTACTTCCTATCTGCATTTTTGGCTGGAATGTTTATTGGAATTGGAATTTTATTGACATTTACGGTTGGTGGAGTTAGCAGCGGCTTACCAACTAACAAAATTCTTATGGGAATTAGTTTTGGAATAGCGCTTAGCCTTGTAGTTGTATTTGGAACAGAACTTTTTACAGGGAATAATATGATAGGGGTAGCAGGGCTTCTGAACAAGGGTATAAGCTTTAAGGATATGATTTTTATGTGGATAGCATCTTATCTTGGAAATATTGTAGGATCAATTATGCTTGCAATAGTATACGTATTTTCAAATTCTGCTTCAAAACCTGTTGTAGAATTTATTGTGAAAGTTTCAAAGGCAAAGATTACTGCATTGCCTCACGAATTGTTTTTTAAAGGAATTTTATGTAATATTCTTGTGTGTCTTGCGGTTCTGGCTGGAATAAAGTTAAAAGAGGAAACTGCTAAGCTGGTAATGGTATTCTGGTGTTTATTTGCATTTATAACTGCTGGATTTGAGCATAGTGTTGCTAACATGACCCTGTTGATGATAGGTATGCTGTATAACGGAGCAAAAGAAATAACATTGAATGGTTATTTTTATAATTTACTGTTTGTAACGCTGGGGAATATTGTTGGAGGAGGATTTATTGGAGTTGTCTGTTATTACTTGGCTAAAAAGGATAAATAA
- the rpmA gene encoding 50S ribosomal protein L27 produces MLLKLNLQLFASKKGQGSTRNGRDSNPKYLGVKKYDGEAVKAGNIIVRQRGSKFHAGTNAKLGKDYTLFALTDGYVKFEKFGSGKKRVSIYPERVEA; encoded by the coding sequence ATGTTATTAAAATTAAACTTACAGTTATTTGCCTCAAAAAAAGGGCAAGGATCAACTAGAAATGGTAGAGATTCTAACCCTAAATATTTAGGAGTAAAAAAATATGATGGAGAAGCTGTAAAAGCTGGAAACATCATTGTAAGACAAAGAGGAAGTAAATTTCACGCAGGAACTAACGCAAAATTAGGAAAAGATTATACTTTATTCGCATTAACTGACGGATATGTAAAATTTGAAAAATTCGGAAGTGGTAAAAAAAGAGTAAGCATTTACCCTGAAAGAGTAGAAGCTTAA
- a CDS encoding ribosomal-processing cysteine protease Prp yields the protein MINIKIQRQKDKITYFEIKGHAEFSEYGEDVICAAVSSVGQMTINGLIETLKLKKKLKFIEKDGHIVCDLKNSELTDEELEKSDILVESMYSYLKDVAKSYNNFVKLKEIKK from the coding sequence ATGATAAATATAAAGATTCAAAGACAAAAAGATAAAATAACATATTTTGAAATAAAAGGACATGCAGAGTTTTCAGAATATGGAGAAGATGTAATTTGTGCAGCGGTTTCATCAGTAGGGCAAATGACGATCAATGGTCTTATAGAAACTTTGAAACTTAAGAAAAAATTAAAGTTTATCGAGAAAGATGGGCATATTGTCTGTGATTTGAAAAATTCTGAATTGACTGATGAAGAACTGGAAAAGTCGGATATTTTGGTTGAATCAATGTATTCATATCTAAAGGACGTTGCAAAAAGTTATAATAATTTTGTGAAACTTAAAGAAATTAAAAAATAA
- the rplU gene encoding 50S ribosomal protein L21 codes for MFAVIKTGGKQYKVEVGTVLKVEKLAADVDSDIEINEVLLVGEGENVTVGTPVVEGAKVVATVKSHGKGAKKINFKYNKKTYYRKKGHRQSFTAIEIKSINA; via the coding sequence ATGTTTGCAGTAATTAAAACAGGTGGAAAACAGTACAAAGTAGAAGTTGGAACTGTATTAAAAGTTGAAAAATTAGCAGCTGATGTTGATTCAGACATCGAAATTAACGAAGTTCTATTAGTTGGAGAAGGAGAAAACGTAACAGTTGGAACTCCAGTTGTAGAAGGAGCTAAAGTTGTGGCTACAGTTAAATCACATGGAAAAGGTGCAAAAAAAATTAACTTTAAATATAACAAAAAAACTTACTACAGAAAAAAAGGACACAGACAATCTTTTACAGCAATTGAAATTAAATCGATTAATGCTTAA